A single region of the Amphiprion ocellaris isolate individual 3 ecotype Okinawa chromosome 4, ASM2253959v1, whole genome shotgun sequence genome encodes:
- the gtpbp1l gene encoding GTP binding protein 1, like isoform X2: MASSVATEPAICPGSASAAESIVPACMFAPDPGCAEDLSGGEGFEDGEGTNGESADHLDLSSKLVLVSPTGEQYDSLLRHLRERIDEGCGETIYVVGMGSDGGDYGLDEKDMEASVATVRSLCEQIEADLILLRERTDTGGKIQDYLIRRHVGEQDFLEVRVAVVGNVDAGKSTLLGVLTHGELDNGRGFARQKLFRHKHEMESGRTSSVGNDILGFDQEGQVVNKPDSHGGGLDWTKICEKSSKVITFIDLAGHEKYLKTTVFGMTGHLPDFCMLMVGSNAGIVGMTKEHLGLALALNVPVFVVVTKIDMCPANILQETLKLLQRLLKSPGCRKIPVLVQNKDDVIVTASNFSSERMCPIFQISNVTGENMDLLKMFLNLLSSRTTFSNDEPAEFQIDDTYSVPGVGTVVSGTTLRGMIRLNDTLLLGPDPLGTFIPIAVKSIHRKRMPVREVRGGQTASFALKKIKRSSIRKGMVMVSPKLMPLATWEFEAEILVLHHPTTISPRYQAMVHCGSIRQTATILTMNKDCLRTGDKATVHFRFIKTPEYLHCDQKLVFREGRTKAVGTITKLLQAVNTQAAKAQQSKSQASKKTSKEANEEGGSTARPPSPNTAQLPLKSGGGGRRRGGQRHRGKGLNTATISTAVPAGAAGTA, translated from the exons ATGGCGTCGTCAGTGGCGACAGAGCCAGCGATATGCCCGGGGTCAGCATCAGCCGCAGAGTCCATAGTGCCCGCTTGTATGTTTGCACCCGACCCGGGATGTGCCGAGGATCTATCCGGCGGAGAGGGCTTTGAAGACGGCGAGGGTACAAACGGAGAGTCCGCGGATCATTTAGACTTAAGCAGCAAG CTGGTCCTTGTGAGTCCAACAGGAGAACAGTATGATTCATTACTACGACATTTAAGGGAGCGGATAGATGAGGGCTGCGGAGAGACAATCTATGTGGTTGGCATGGGCTCAG ATGGAGGTGACTATGGTCTGGATGAGAAGGACATGGAAGCATCGGTAGCAACTGTGCGGTCGCTGTGTGAACAGATTGAGGCTGACCTAATCCTGCTGAGAGAAAGAACTGACACTGGCGGAAAGATCCAGGACTACCTCATCCGTCGGCATGTGGGCGAGCAGGATTTCCTGGAAGTCAG AGTGGCAGTTGTGGGGAATGTAGACGCTGGAAAGAGCACCCTGCTGGGGGTGTTGACCCATGGCGAGCTGGACAATGGCAGAGGTTTTGCTCGCCAGAAGCTCttcagacacaaacatgaaaTGGAAAGTGGCAGGACGAGCAGTGTGGGCAATGATATCCTGGGCTTTGATCAGGAAGGACAG GTGGTAAACAAGCCAGACAGCCATGGGGGAGGCCTAGATTGGACCAAGATCTGTGAGAAATCCTCAAAGGTCATCACTTTCATTGACTTGGCAGGCCATGAGAAATATCTCAAGACCACTGTCTTCGGCATGACGGGACATTTACCTGATTTCTGCATGCTCATG GTTGGCAGTAACGCTGGTATTGTTGGCATGACCAAAGAGCATCTGGGTCTGGCACTAGCCCTAAATGTACCGGTGTTTGTAGTGGTTACTAAGATAGACATGTGTCCCGCTAACATCCTGCAAG AGACACTAAAATTATTACAAAGGTTACTAAAGTCACCAGGCTGCAGGAAAATCCCAGTTCTTGTCCAAAACAAGGATGATGTCATTGTCACAGCCTCCAACTTCAGCTCCGAGAG GATGTGTCCAATTTTCCAGATCTCAAATGTGACAGGAGAGAACATGGACCTGCTGAAAATGTTCCTGAACCTCCTGTCCTCTAGGACCACCTTTAGCAACGATGAGCCTGCAGAGTTCCAAATAGATGACACATACTCAGTAccg GGTGTGGGCACAGTAGTTTCAGGCACTACATTACGTGGAATGATACGACTCAACGACACGCTGCTCTTAGGCCCAGATCCTCTTGGCACCTTTATCCCCATCGCTGTTAAGTCCATCCACCGCAAGAGGATGCCTGTCAGAGAGGTCCGTGGCGGACAGACGGCATCCTTTGCCCTCAAAAAG atcAAACGATCATCTATAAGGAAAGGAATGGTGATGGTTTCACCAAAGTTGATGCCACTGGCCACCTGGGAATTTGAGGCTGAGATTTTGGTGCTACACCATCCGACCACGATATCCCCGAGATACCAGGCCATGG TCCACTGTGGCAGCATCAGGCAGACAGCCACAATCCTGACAATGAACAAAGACTGTTTGAGGACAGGGGACAAGGCCACAGTCCACTTCCGCTTTATCAAGACCCCCGAGTACCTGCACTGTGACCAGAAGCTGGTGTTCAGGGAAGGACGTACCAAAGCTGTAGGCACCATCACCAAG CTTCTCCAAGCAGTGAACACCCAGGCCGCTAAGGCCCAACAGTCTAAGAGTCAGGCCAGTAAGAAGACTTCTAAAGAGGCCAATGAAGAGGGTGGATCAACAGCACGGCCGCCTAGTCCGAACACAGCACAGTTACCA cttAAGTCGGGAGGTGGAGGACGGAGGAGAGGTGGTCAGAGACATCGAGGGAAAGGCCTGAACACTGCAACAATCTCTACAGCAGTTCCTGCAGGAGCAGCAGGCACAGCCTAA
- the gtpbp1l gene encoding GTP binding protein 1, like isoform X1, protein MASSVATEPAICPGSASAAESIVPACMFAPDPGCAEDLSGGEGFEDGEGTNGESADHLDLSSKLVLVSPTGEQYDSLLRHLRERIDEGCGETIYVVGMGSDGGDYGLDEKDMEASVATVRSLCEQIEADLILLRERTDTGGKIQDYLIRRHVGEQDFLEVRVAVVGNVDAGKSTLLGVLTHGELDNGRGFARQKLFRHKHEMESGRTSSVGNDILGFDQEGQVVNKPDSHGGGLDWTKICEKSSKVITFIDLAGHEKYLKTTVFGMTGHLPDFCMLMVGSNAGIVGMTKEHLGLALALNVPVFVVVTKIDMCPANILQETLKLLQRLLKSPGCRKIPVLVQNKDDVIVTASNFSSERMCPIFQISNVTGENMDLLKMFLNLLSSRTTFSNDEPAEFQIDDTYSVPGVGTVVSGTTLRGMIRLNDTLLLGPDPLGTFIPIAVKSIHRKRMPVREVRGGQTASFALKKIKRSSIRKGMVMVSPKLMPLATWEFEAEILVLHHPTTISPRYQAMVHCGSIRQTATILTMNKDCLRTGDKATVHFRFIKTPEYLHCDQKLVFREGRTKAVGTITKLLQAVNTQAAKAQQSKSQASKKTSKEANEEGGSTARPPSPNTAQLPTVAEEEALCKDGNTENKLKSGGGGRRRGGQRHRGKGLNTATISTAVPAGAAGTA, encoded by the exons ATGGCGTCGTCAGTGGCGACAGAGCCAGCGATATGCCCGGGGTCAGCATCAGCCGCAGAGTCCATAGTGCCCGCTTGTATGTTTGCACCCGACCCGGGATGTGCCGAGGATCTATCCGGCGGAGAGGGCTTTGAAGACGGCGAGGGTACAAACGGAGAGTCCGCGGATCATTTAGACTTAAGCAGCAAG CTGGTCCTTGTGAGTCCAACAGGAGAACAGTATGATTCATTACTACGACATTTAAGGGAGCGGATAGATGAGGGCTGCGGAGAGACAATCTATGTGGTTGGCATGGGCTCAG ATGGAGGTGACTATGGTCTGGATGAGAAGGACATGGAAGCATCGGTAGCAACTGTGCGGTCGCTGTGTGAACAGATTGAGGCTGACCTAATCCTGCTGAGAGAAAGAACTGACACTGGCGGAAAGATCCAGGACTACCTCATCCGTCGGCATGTGGGCGAGCAGGATTTCCTGGAAGTCAG AGTGGCAGTTGTGGGGAATGTAGACGCTGGAAAGAGCACCCTGCTGGGGGTGTTGACCCATGGCGAGCTGGACAATGGCAGAGGTTTTGCTCGCCAGAAGCTCttcagacacaaacatgaaaTGGAAAGTGGCAGGACGAGCAGTGTGGGCAATGATATCCTGGGCTTTGATCAGGAAGGACAG GTGGTAAACAAGCCAGACAGCCATGGGGGAGGCCTAGATTGGACCAAGATCTGTGAGAAATCCTCAAAGGTCATCACTTTCATTGACTTGGCAGGCCATGAGAAATATCTCAAGACCACTGTCTTCGGCATGACGGGACATTTACCTGATTTCTGCATGCTCATG GTTGGCAGTAACGCTGGTATTGTTGGCATGACCAAAGAGCATCTGGGTCTGGCACTAGCCCTAAATGTACCGGTGTTTGTAGTGGTTACTAAGATAGACATGTGTCCCGCTAACATCCTGCAAG AGACACTAAAATTATTACAAAGGTTACTAAAGTCACCAGGCTGCAGGAAAATCCCAGTTCTTGTCCAAAACAAGGATGATGTCATTGTCACAGCCTCCAACTTCAGCTCCGAGAG GATGTGTCCAATTTTCCAGATCTCAAATGTGACAGGAGAGAACATGGACCTGCTGAAAATGTTCCTGAACCTCCTGTCCTCTAGGACCACCTTTAGCAACGATGAGCCTGCAGAGTTCCAAATAGATGACACATACTCAGTAccg GGTGTGGGCACAGTAGTTTCAGGCACTACATTACGTGGAATGATACGACTCAACGACACGCTGCTCTTAGGCCCAGATCCTCTTGGCACCTTTATCCCCATCGCTGTTAAGTCCATCCACCGCAAGAGGATGCCTGTCAGAGAGGTCCGTGGCGGACAGACGGCATCCTTTGCCCTCAAAAAG atcAAACGATCATCTATAAGGAAAGGAATGGTGATGGTTTCACCAAAGTTGATGCCACTGGCCACCTGGGAATTTGAGGCTGAGATTTTGGTGCTACACCATCCGACCACGATATCCCCGAGATACCAGGCCATGG TCCACTGTGGCAGCATCAGGCAGACAGCCACAATCCTGACAATGAACAAAGACTGTTTGAGGACAGGGGACAAGGCCACAGTCCACTTCCGCTTTATCAAGACCCCCGAGTACCTGCACTGTGACCAGAAGCTGGTGTTCAGGGAAGGACGTACCAAAGCTGTAGGCACCATCACCAAG CTTCTCCAAGCAGTGAACACCCAGGCCGCTAAGGCCCAACAGTCTAAGAGTCAGGCCAGTAAGAAGACTTCTAAAGAGGCCAATGAAGAGGGTGGATCAACAGCACGGCCGCCTAGTCCGAACACAGCACAGTTACCA ACAGTGGCAGAGGAGGAGGCTCTCTGTAAAGATGGCAACACAGAGAACAAG cttAAGTCGGGAGGTGGAGGACGGAGGAGAGGTGGTCAGAGACATCGAGGGAAAGGCCTGAACACTGCAACAATCTCTACAGCAGTTCCTGCAGGAGCAGCAGGCACAGCCTAA